GGGCCAGCCCTCCAGGGTTTGAAGATCGGTAAGCAACTGTTCAGCGTAGTCGGTAATTTTCAAAAACCACTGGCTGAGCATCCGCTTTTCGACGATCGCCCCCGATCGCCACGATCGCCCATCCGCATCTACCTGCTCATTGGCCACCACGGTTTGATCCACCGGATCCCAGTTCACCGCCGCTTCTTTGCGGTAGGCTAGCCCCGCCTTCAGGTATTCAATAAAAATCCACTGCGTCCATTTGTAGTAGTCTGGCGCGCAGGTGGCCACTTCCCGATCCCAGTCGTAGGACAGACCCAGCCGCTTGAGCTGCCCCTTCATGGTTTCAATATTTTGGTAAGTCCAGGTCGCTGGATGAACCCCGCGATCGATGGCCGCATTTTCCGCCGGTAGCCCAAAGGCATCCCAACCCATGGGGTGCAGCACCCGGTAGCCCTGCATCCGCCGCACCCGCGCAATCACGTCGGTGATCGTATAGTTGCGCACGTGACCCATGTGCAGATTACCCGATGGATAGGGAAACATCGACAGCGCGTAGTACTTTGGCTTCTCGTTTTCTTCGGCGCGATCGCTGCCTTGGTCAGCCCAAACCTGTTGCCACTTGGGTTCAATCTCTCCTGGGTTGTAACGGGACTCCACGAGCTTCTCCTAAACTTACTGGAATGCGGGATGCAGATCTCTGGCCATTTTGGCATAAGCCGTTGAGGATTTTTCAGGCATCTGCTAGATCCATCCCGGCTAGGTCACCGCCGACTCGGTCATCTGAATGGTGGCCGCCGTAGCGTCAATCTCCACCTCTAGGCCCACGGGCAGGGTCAACAACGGCTCTAGATGACCGATCGCTGCCCCATACCAAGCCGGAATGCCCCGAGGTTCAAGGTGATCCCACACCACTTCTTCCAGGGTGAGCGACCCATAATCCGCATCGGGGCCACAGCGAGTGCATTGCCCAAAAATAAAGCCCGCCAAGTTGTCAAACACCCCTGCTAGGGCCAACTGGGTCATCATCCGGTCAATCCGGTAAATCAACTCTCCCACATCTTCCAGAAATAAAATGGCCCCCGTCAGATCCGGCATGTAGGGCGATCCAACAATCCCCGACAGCACCGACAAATTGCCGCCGACCAACGTCCCCCGAGCCTGCCCCGCCGTAATCGTCTGGGTGCGGTTCGATACCTGCATGAGGCGATCGCTATCAACACCAGCAAGACGATTGGAAAAGGTCACTGCCTCGCCATTGAACAACACCCGGCGAAACATATCCACCTCCTGCGATCGCCATCCAGATAACCCATTGGGGCCATGGAAGGTCACCAACCCAGTCTGCCCTGTGATACCCATAAGCAGCGCCGTGATGTCGCTAAAGCCAACGAGGATTTTAGGATTCTCGCGAATCAGGTCATAGTCCAAATAGGGCAAGATCCGGCTACTGCCCCAGCCGCCCTGAACAGGAATCAACGCCTTGATCGCCGGATCGGCAAAGAAACGATTGATATCCGCCGCGCGATCGCGATCCTGGCCTGCCAAGTAGCCATAGCGATCAAACAAATGCTCGCCTAACACCGGCTCTAGCCCCAGGGCTCGTACCGCCTCTAGAACAATCTCCACATCCTCCCGCAGGAAAGCCGCCGTTGCTGGACTAATGATTCCCACGGCATCCCCGGCTGTCAATCGCGCTGGCTTGATGCGATCGCCCCTGAGCGCCATCGCCCGATACGGAACAAGGGGAGCGATCGCTGCCCCGGCAGTTGCCCAAGCACTCAAACGTAAAAAATGCCGCCGCTGCATAAGAGATGATCCTGCTGAATAGATAGGGAACAAATATCACGTAACCCGTCTCAGACTAGCGCCCCATTTACCCCCCACAATCTTAGGGGCACAGCGCTTTCAAGACCATCGATTGACAAACGGCCTCGATTGAACAAAGGTCGTTGAGATCACCAAGAAAGATGATCAGCAATTGTGTTACTCTGGAAAAGTTGTCAAAAATCGCACACCCAGATATTCGGGTGTTTCGCAGTTTGCGAAATGCACTTGGGTGGAGGATAAACCCGAAAGGAGTCAAAACACATGCCCGTAGTATCTTTGGCCGAACTCTTAGAGTCCGGCGTTCACTTTGGCCATCAAACCCGCCGTTGGAATCCCAAGATGTCGCCGTACATCTACACCTCACGGAACGGCGTTCACATCATTGACCTAGTCCAAACGGCTCAGCTCATCGAAGAAGCCTACGCCACCGTCCGAGACGCATCGGAACAAGGCAAGAAAGTACTGTTCGTGGGTACCAAGCGTCAGGCAGCCGGCATCGTTGCTCAAGAAGCTGCTCGCTGCGGTGCTTACTTTGTAAACCAGCGCTGGCTGGGCGGTATGCTCACCAACTGGGCCACCATCAAAACCCGCGTCGATCGCCTCAAGGAACTAGAGCACCGTGAAGAAACCGGAGCCCTAGCCCTGTTACCCAAGAAGGAAGCTGCTGTTCTCCGCCGCGAGATGGAAAAGCTGCAGAAATATCTGGGTGGCATCAAGAGTATGCGCAAGCTACCCGACATGGTGCTGATTGTGGATCACCGCCGGGAATATAACGCTGTGCAAGAGTGCCAAAAGCTTGGCATTCCCATCATTGCCCTCTTGGATACCAACTGCGATCCTGACGTTGTAGACATCCCCATTCCAGCGAATGACGACGCCATTCGTTCCATCAAGCTGATTGTCGGTAAGCTGGCCGATGCCATTTACGAAGGGCATCATGGTCAAGGAGAGGTGGATTACGACGACTACGATGAGTACGACGGTGCCGAAGACGATTACGATGATAGTGACGTCTCCGACGGCAATGACGAGTCGGGTAATAGCTAACGCAGCAGGGAGCTCTAGAGGGTGAGTTATCCCCCGTCTAGAGTGGTTCCCTCGTCTGTCCGATCAACTGCGGATGTACCGTGGACTGTTGATACATGTAGATGTAGGGGTTAAGCACAATGCCGGAGATCTCAGCAAAATTAGTCAAAGAACTGCGCGATAAGACTGGCGCAGGCATGATGGACTGCAAAAAAGCCTTGCAGGAAAACGAGGGTGACATCGCCAAAGCTGGCGAATGGTTGCGGCAGAAAGGGATTGCCTCAGCCGAGAAAAAAGCCGGCAAGGTCGCAGCAGAAGGGTTGGTTGACAGCTATATCCACACCGGTGGTCGTATCGGTGTGTTGGTAGAAGTCAACTGCCAAACCGATTTCGTAGCTCGCAACGAAGACTTTCAGGCTTTAGTGCGCAATATTGCCATGCAGATTGCCGCTTGCCCGAACGTTGAGTATGTGCGCACCGAAGATATCCCCGCTACCTTCGCGGAGAAAGAAAAAGAGATTGAAATGGGTCGGGATGATTTGGCCAGCAAGCCCGAAGCCATCCGCGAGAAAATTGTAGTCGGGCGCATTGAAAAGCGCCTGAAAGAGCTCTCGTTGATGGATCAGCCCTACATCAAGGATCAAAGCATCACGGTGCAAGAGTTGGTCACCCAGAATGTGGCCAAGCTGGGTGAAAACATCCAGGTGCGTCGCTTTGTGCGCTTTGTTCTAGGAGAAGGCATCGAGAAGGAAGAGTCTGACTTTGCTGCAGAAGTAGCCGCCCAAACCGGTGCTGCTGCGCCTGCTGCGGTTGCAGAAGCGCCTGCTGCGGTGGAAGAAGCTGCCGCTCCGGTAGAAGACAAGGCTCCGGCTTCAGACACCAAGCCTTCTAGTGGTAAGAAGAAGGGCGGCGGTAAGAAGAAAAAGTAGGGACTCAAAGGATGTATGGGGGGCGATCGCTCCCCCAAATCCAATCCTGAACTCTAGCGTTTTTCATCATCCTGAGGGGCTGTTCTGCAGTCCCTTTTTTATGACATTTTTTGTGGCATTGTTCTGGCGATCGCGGGGAAGTGATTCGGTTATCCGCCGTTGGGCCACCCTCGAATGGGAGCAGCGAAGAGACGGATGTGGATATGATAGAAAAGGCAAGGGAGAGCGATCGCCCAGACTACTTTCCATGCCATCTCCCCACCGGAGCATTCCACGATGATTGTCAAAGCAAAAAACCGGAAGCTGGCTATTATCCTAGCCTTTGCAGGAGCCGTGGCTCCTGTCTCGGGGCTACACAAGTTTTACCTTGGGCAATATGGCTGGGGCATTCTCTACCTGCTTCTATCCTGGACGCCGATTCCCCGCGTTGCCAGCGCCATTGAGGGCGTGTGGTACCTCTCCCAGCATCCCGATGAATTTGACCTGACCATGAACCCCAACCTGGCACCCCAGACTCCGGCAGAGCCGCCGGTGGATCCCAAACAGGTGGGGGCGATCGCGGATTCTCTACGCCACCTGGATCAACTGCGGCAAGATGGGCTAATTTCCGACTATGAATTTGAGCAAAAGCGACGACAGTTACTCGATCGCATTGCCTAAACCCCATTCGCCACGTGGCAGAGGAGTGACCCATGACGCGATCGCACTGGCTAACAGCCATGGGACGGATGGGCAACGGTCTAAAAACCCGCCTGCAGCCCCTAAAAACCCGCCTGCTGAAGGATCCCTACTATCGCTTTCAGAATGCTGAGGAACTGGCCCTGGCCGCCCAGTTAGGCGTGGTTATTGATGCCAACCAGGCCACGGTCGATGACTGGCTGCGGCTACCGGGGCTCTCGATCCACCAAGCGCGATCGCTCGTTAGCCTACAGCGTTCAGGGCTACAGTTTCATTGCCTAGAGGATATTGCAGCGGCGCTAAGCGTACCCGTATCCCATATTCAACGGCTTGCCCCTGTCCTGAGGTTTTGCTACTACGACGCCGACAGCGTTTGCACCATCCAGCCGGTGAACCCCAATAACGCTTCTGTAGAACAGCTCACCCGCATTCCCGACGTGGATCTGTTTTTAGCTAGGGCGATCGTCCAAAATCGTGAGCAGCAGGGTCGGTTTCAAAGTATGGCTGACCTACAGCAGCGACTAGCCCTCCCAGCCTCTCTGATGGCCAGCTTGATCCATTACCTCGTGCTTTAACTCGCTAGATCCATCGGAGGCGGGCTAGAAGCATCCTCGTACTTGACCCGAGGCGGACGCGGAATAACACCCAAGCGATCGAGGGGCCAAAACCGCACGATCGCCCGTCCAATAATATTTTGGCGAGGCAAAAATCCCCACACATGGGAGTCAAAGCTATAGTTGCGATTATCGCCCAGCATAAAAACCTGATCCGGCGGCACCACCAAGGGATTCAGCACATAGTTCGGCGGCTCGGCAATGTAGGGTTCGGCGATCGCCACGCCATCCACCCACACCCGCCCATCTTGCACCTGCACCACCTGTCCCGGCCCGGCAATGAGACGTTTGATAAACACTTGATTGGCTTCATAGCCTTGGGCCTGCAGCGCCTCCGGCGGCATAAACACCACAATGTCGCCGGGCTGAGGCTCACGAAAGGCATAGGATATTTTTTCAATCACCAAGCGATCGCCCACTTCCAACGTCGGCACCATGGAGTCTGAGGGAATAAACCGAGGTTCGGCAATGAAGAGGCGCACCAGCAACGCTAATGCTACGGCGATGACAATCGTGCGCAAGGTATCGCGACGAGGTTCTTGCGGCAATTGAGGATCAGGCGTATCCCCGGAGCCACCAGTATGATCCGAGGCATCAACCGTTACCGTCGAGGTAGGCAGTTCGTCAGGGGCACGATCCGCATCGGATCCAGTCGGGGGCTTCGTCGGGTTTGAATCTTGGGCGGTCATAAAAGCGTCAACCTGAGGCGTGCGACTGGGCGAGCAAGGTGGGAGGGACAGGCGATCGCCCCACTGCCGAGACAGTACCCAGCTTCAAAGCGTATCATACCTGTTGGATCCCTTGGGGCATTGATCCCCATGGCTAATCCATCTTGTTCTCTACCCTTCATAAGCTATGCCATCCCAACCAGACACGTGGTACATCGTGCAGCAGCCCGATGGTCAATGCGATATTACCGATACTCAACCGGCAGATTCATCCTCCCCAGCCAGCCAGCCACCCAAACAATGGGGCCCCTATGCATCTCAAGCCGAAGCGATCGCTCACCGCATCGGTCTGATTCGGGCCAGCCATTGTCGTCCACGCTAAGGTGCTCACGATCTGCTGGTAGCTAACGCACGTTCGCCTGAGTGGGTCGTCGCTGAGCAGTCATTTGGTCAGACAAGACCTCTAGAGCTTGGGAGAACTGCGGATCACTATCGGTGCCAATCAAGGTGCGATCGTTAAACAACACTTCAAGCTGCTCTTCCGTCAGCTCCACAACAATGTCTGGCTCAATACCCTCTTGGTTAATGTCTCGTCCACTGGGCGTGAGATATTTAGCCACCGTCACGGCAATCCCAGAACCATCTCCCAGACCGCGCACCGACTGCACCAGGCCCTTACCGAAGGTTTGTGTTCCCACCAAGGTGGCGCGATCGTTATCCTGCAGCGCACCGGAGAGAATCTCACTAGCACTAGCAGAACCACCATCCACCAACACCACCAGCGGTAAATCGGTTAATGCGGTGCCATTCGCTACTTCGCGATCGGAAATGCCTTGACGATTTACGGTTGAGACAATACCGCCTTCATCCAACCACATCCGAGCAATATCAATGCTGGAATAGAGCAAGCCACCGGGGTTAGAGCGTAGATCTAGAACATACCCAGAGACACCCTGAGCCTGTAGATCTTGAATCGCCTCTTCCATCTCTTGGGCGGCGTTGGCACTGAACTGGGTGAGGCGAATATAGCCAACATCACCGGTTTCCGTCTCCCGCAACGAATACCGAACTGGATGAATCTCAATCAAGTCGCGGCGTAGCTGGAACTCTAGCTCTTGCTGCCCCCGACGAATTGTCAATGTGATGTCTGTACCCACAGGTCCACGGATCAGGTTGACCGCATCGTTGACGTTCATGCCCTCCGTACTTTGGTCATCAATTTGGATGATTACATCTTGGGCCAGAATGCCAGCTTCAAAGGCAGGGGTGTCTTCGATGGGAGACACCACAACCAGCTCATCGGTCTCTTCATCCTGAGTAAGCTGAATACCAACCCCTGTGAGCTCTCCAGAGGTGTCGATTTGCATGTCACGAAATTCGCTTGGATCCATGAAGCGAGTGTAGGGATCGCCCAGTTGATCCAACATCTCACGAATGGCGACGTAGGCATCATCTTGATCCTGATAAGAGCGATCGAGATAGTCTTGGCGCACTGCCCGCCAATCGACTTGATTGAAGGTGGCGTCCACGTAGGTGCGGTCAATTAACTGCCAAACTTCGTCGATCAACTCCTTCGGACTATCTTGAAAGAAGGCCTGACCTCTAGATAGTTGCAACCCAGCACCCGTTAGCGTAACTGCCGTAACCGCTACAGCCGTTGCACCTAGAACAAGTCCGCGCTTCGTAATAACCATGTCTTGATTCCGATGAAGAGACGAGCATTAGGCCCAATCTAGCACAAGCCATATGAGAACAGGCTGAGAAATCAACCCGAATTTGGTTGATCTTGTCCTCCGATCAGCCAATTAGATTAGGGATCAACCCATCGTCCGTCTGCCTTAATCAAGTTAATCAGTTCTGACACGCCTTGATCCTCAGGCACGCGTTTGATTTCTTCGCGACCGCGATAGAGAGAGATATAGCCCGCCTGCTTACCCACATAGCCATAGTCAGCGTCGGCCATTTCTCCTGGGCCATTCACAATACAGCCCATGACGGCAATATCTAGCCCCGTCAGATGATTGGTGGCGTTGCGCACCTTGTCGAGCACTTCTTCTAGATTAAACAGGGTGCGACCGCAGGAAGGACAGGCTACATATTCCACCATGGTCTTACGCAGACCTAGGGCTTGCAGGATGCTGTAGCAGACGGGAATTTCCTTTTCAGGTGCTTCTGTGAGGGATACACGCAGGGTGTCACCAATGCCATCGGCTAAGAGGGTAGCAATGCCCGCCGTAGATTTGATGCGACCATACTCGCCATCCCCAGCTTCGGTGACGCCGAGGTGGAGGGGATAGTCCATGCCGAGGTCATCCATGCGCTTCGCCATCAGGCGATAGGCAGCTAGCATCACCGGTACGCGGGAGGCTTTTAGGGAAATGACCAAATTACGGAAATCCAGGGACTCACAGATTCGAATAAACTCTAGCGCCGACTCCACCATGCCTTCGGGCGTATCGCCATAGGTGAAGAGCATCCGTTCTGCTAGGGAACCATGGTTGACCCCAATGCGCATGGCTTTGCCTTGGTCACGAAGGGAGATGACCAGCGGCTCTAGGGTTTCGCGAATCTTGTCGCCAATTTCGTCAAACTCGCTTTGGCTATATTCGGTGCGATCGCTCTTGGGTTTTTCAAACACATACAGCCCGGGGTTGATGCGCACCTTATCGACATGCTTGGCCACTTCTAGGGCAATCTTCATGCCGTTGTGATGGACATCGGCGACGAGGGGAACAGGCTGATAGGTTTCTTCGAGCTTTTGTTTAATAACAGCAAGAGCCTTGGCATGGGCCATGCTGGGCACCGTTACCCGCACAATTTCACAGCCAATTTCGTGGAGTCGGCGAATGCCTGCCACCGAGCCCTCGATATCTAGCGTATCTTCGTTAATCATCGACTGCACTACCACCGGGTGGCCACCGCCAATGGTGACCGTCCCCACCGGCACGGGGCGGGTTTTACGGCGACGAATGGTGGTATCAAAGGCGTCGGCAGCCGGATTAGATGCAGTGGGAGTGGGCAGGGTTTGCATAAAGGATTCGCCAAAATGCGGATTAGTTGAGGGGCAGGTTAGACAAAGGCGATCGCTCTGACTAACATGTGTCTTTCTTCCAGATTGCCATAGTTGGGTTAACTTTTGGCAAACAGCAAGGCGATCGCCACCAAGTCGGGGTTTTCAAGGATCAGGTTTCAAGGATCAATAGAGCCGATGAAACAACTTATTTTAAACCAGAGATGACCTTAGCCATGTCAAAGTCACTCGCCGTCAGCCCCCCAGCATCGTGGCTGGTTAGGGAAATCGTCACCTTGTTGTAGGACACGGCGATGTCTGGGTGGTGGCCTGCTGCTTCCGCCGGTTCCACTAGGCGATTCACAAAAGCGATCGCTTCAATGAAGTCTTTAAACGTACGCTGGCATTGAATCTCGTTGCCCACCAACGTCCAACCTGACAGATCGTCTAAACGCTGTTGAATATCGGTTTCACTTAGAAGCTGAGCCATGATGATTCTTCCTTTTATCTGCACTGGATCGGGGCAAGGGACATCACACTAGGCGATCGCCATTGGATTCACCCACCGTTGATGCCTACCTCTGGGGCCACCCTACCATGGGCAACGCTATTAAGTAGACTACCTTCACGCTATCGGGTTCTCGCCCTCCAAGGCAAGCGCGATCGCTTCAGAGTTTTTGATACATAGCCTCGATATCCCCCTATTAATCCTGCTATCAACTCTCCGTGACAGCATTCCTTTCTCGGTATGCGATCGCTCTCCAACAAATAGGTAAAATCAACACAACCCCATCCCTCAATACCGAAACTACACTTCATTGAGGATACGGAATCATCCATCATCTTTAGCCACTGACCGTGCTTTACTGTATCGTCATCGTCGCGTTTAGGAATCAGTCATGTCATCTGCATCTGCTAAACCGCCATCGTCCTCTCAAGCTACAACCCCAAAACCAGCGGCTAGAGGCACCGCTTCGACAACCTCCCAGGCTGCCAAGACAGGCTCCTCCCCTGAATCACATCAACCTCGCACACCGGTGCTTGAGGATGCTTGGCAACGCTTTGGAGACTACGACAAGAACGCCGTCAAAGCTCAAAAAGCCTTCATTCAACAACGAAAATGGGTCGCCAGCCTAGGAGTTGCCTCTACCACCATTGCTGTCTTATACCTAGTCTTAGAAGTTGCCTTGGGGCAAGAAGGGCCACCCCTCTCAGACTTTATTAAATCAGTCGCCACCGGCCGACTGCGCAATGCCAACGAGGCCATCATGGGGTCAATGAGTCTCTTGGTGATTCTGCTGCCCATTTTGGTAACTATTCTGATTGCTGCCTCCATCAAATTCAATATGGGGGTCAACTGGGTCATGCTGCGGGGTAGTGCAGAAACCCTCAAAAAGGAAATCTATCGCTATCGCACCCAGGTGGACATCTACGCTGCAGATGCATCTGAGTTACGAGAGGTTGTCTTAGCTCGCAAGATTAAAGTTGTCGGCAAGCACGTCATGGAGACTCAGGTCAATCAATCAGGGCTGGAAGTCTATGATGGTGAACTACCACCGCCCTATGGCGCAGCGCGATCACGAGGAGATGATGGTTTCTCAGACCTGACCGCCGACTTGTACCTGATCTATCGTCTAGAAGATCAGTTTGACTATTATCGCAAAAAAGCTCAGCGGCTTGGGCGAGAACTCACCCAGCTTCAATGGTGGGTTTATATCCTCGGCGGGGTTGGCACCCTCTTGGCTGCCGTGGGCTTTGAAGTATGGGTTGCCGTCAGCAGTTCCTTTGCCGCGGCCTTTGCCGGATTTCTGGAATTTAAGCGGGTAGAACCCAACCTTGTCTCTTGCAACACCGCCGCATCAGACTTGTACGATCTGCGGGCCTGGTGGCGAGCCCTCCCAGAATCAGCCCGGCAGCAACAGGCCAACATTGAAGCCCTCGTCAATGGCACGGAGCAGATCATCCAGGGCGAAAATTCCAGTTGGGTGCAAGAAATGCGAGACGCCCTAGCTGAACTCTACGGTGATCAGGAACAGGTGCAAGCCGATCAGCTCCAGAAAATGGCGGAGCAAGGTACGTTGA
This window of the Candidatus Obscuribacterales bacterium genome carries:
- a CDS encoding LD-carboxypeptidase, whose amino-acid sequence is MQRRHFLRLSAWATAGAAIAPLVPYRAMALRGDRIKPARLTAGDAVGIISPATAAFLREDVEIVLEAVRALGLEPVLGEHLFDRYGYLAGQDRDRAADINRFFADPAIKALIPVQGGWGSSRILPYLDYDLIRENPKILVGFSDITALLMGITGQTGLVTFHGPNGLSGWRSQEVDMFRRVLFNGEAVTFSNRLAGVDSDRLMQVSNRTQTITAGQARGTLVGGNLSVLSGIVGSPYMPDLTGAILFLEDVGELIYRIDRMMTQLALAGVFDNLAGFIFGQCTRCGPDADYGSLTLEEVVWDHLEPRGIPAWYGAAIGHLEPLLTLPVGLEVEIDATAATIQMTESAVT
- the rpsB gene encoding 30S ribosomal protein S2, which produces MPVVSLAELLESGVHFGHQTRRWNPKMSPYIYTSRNGVHIIDLVQTAQLIEEAYATVRDASEQGKKVLFVGTKRQAAGIVAQEAARCGAYFVNQRWLGGMLTNWATIKTRVDRLKELEHREETGALALLPKKEAAVLRREMEKLQKYLGGIKSMRKLPDMVLIVDHRREYNAVQECQKLGIPIIALLDTNCDPDVVDIPIPANDDAIRSIKLIVGKLADAIYEGHHGQGEVDYDDYDEYDGAEDDYDDSDVSDGNDESGNS
- a CDS encoding NINE protein, translating into MIVKAKNRKLAIILAFAGAVAPVSGLHKFYLGQYGWGILYLLLSWTPIPRVASAIEGVWYLSQHPDEFDLTMNPNLAPQTPAEPPVDPKQVGAIADSLRHLDQLRQDGLISDYEFEQKRRQLLDRIA
- a CDS encoding ComEA family DNA-binding protein, whose product is MTRSHWLTAMGRMGNGLKTRLQPLKTRLLKDPYYRFQNAEELALAAQLGVVIDANQATVDDWLRLPGLSIHQARSLVSLQRSGLQFHCLEDIAAALSVPVSHIQRLAPVLRFCYYDADSVCTIQPVNPNNASVEQLTRIPDVDLFLARAIVQNREQQGRFQSMADLQQRLALPASLMASLIHYLVL
- the lepB gene encoding signal peptidase I; the protein is MTAQDSNPTKPPTGSDADRAPDELPTSTVTVDASDHTGGSGDTPDPQLPQEPRRDTLRTIVIAVALALLVRLFIAEPRFIPSDSMVPTLEVGDRLVIEKISYAFREPQPGDIVVFMPPEALQAQGYEANQVFIKRLIAGPGQVVQVQDGRVWVDGVAIAEPYIAEPPNYVLNPLVVPPDQVFMLGDNRNYSFDSHVWGFLPRQNIIGRAIVRFWPLDRLGVIPRPPRVKYEDASSPPPMDLAS
- the ctpC gene encoding carboxyl-terminal processing protease CtpC, yielding MVITKRGLVLGATAVAVTAVTLTGAGLQLSRGQAFFQDSPKELIDEVWQLIDRTYVDATFNQVDWRAVRQDYLDRSYQDQDDAYVAIREMLDQLGDPYTRFMDPSEFRDMQIDTSGELTGVGIQLTQDEETDELVVVSPIEDTPAFEAGILAQDVIIQIDDQSTEGMNVNDAVNLIRGPVGTDITLTIRRGQQELEFQLRRDLIEIHPVRYSLRETETGDVGYIRLTQFSANAAQEMEEAIQDLQAQGVSGYVLDLRSNPGGLLYSSIDIARMWLDEGGIVSTVNRQGISDREVANGTALTDLPLVVLVDGGSASASEILSGALQDNDRATLVGTQTFGKGLVQSVRGLGDGSGIAVTVAKYLTPSGRDINQEGIEPDIVVELTEEQLEVLFNDRTLIGTDSDPQFSQALEVLSDQMTAQRRPTQANVR
- the ispG gene encoding (E)-4-hydroxy-3-methylbut-2-enyl-diphosphate synthase, whose translation is MQTLPTPTASNPAADAFDTTIRRRKTRPVPVGTVTIGGGHPVVVQSMINEDTLDIEGSVAGIRRLHEIGCEIVRVTVPSMAHAKALAVIKQKLEETYQPVPLVADVHHNGMKIALEVAKHVDKVRINPGLYVFEKPKSDRTEYSQSEFDEIGDKIRETLEPLVISLRDQGKAMRIGVNHGSLAERMLFTYGDTPEGMVESALEFIRICESLDFRNLVISLKASRVPVMLAAYRLMAKRMDDLGMDYPLHLGVTEAGDGEYGRIKSTAGIATLLADGIGDTLRVSLTEAPEKEIPVCYSILQALGLRKTMVEYVACPSCGRTLFNLEEVLDKVRNATNHLTGLDIAVMGCIVNGPGEMADADYGYVGKQAGYISLYRGREEIKRVPEDQGVSELINLIKADGRWVDP
- a CDS encoding 4a-hydroxytetrahydrobiopterin dehydratase, with translation MAQLLSETDIQQRLDDLSGWTLVGNEIQCQRTFKDFIEAIAFVNRLVEPAEAAGHHPDIAVSYNKVTISLTSHDAGGLTASDFDMAKVISGLK
- a CDS encoding DUF4231 domain-containing protein, with the translated sequence MSSASAKPPSSSQATTPKPAARGTASTTSQAAKTGSSPESHQPRTPVLEDAWQRFGDYDKNAVKAQKAFIQQRKWVASLGVASTTIAVLYLVLEVALGQEGPPLSDFIKSVATGRLRNANEAIMGSMSLLVILLPILVTILIAASIKFNMGVNWVMLRGSAETLKKEIYRYRTQVDIYAADASELREVVLARKIKVVGKHVMETQVNQSGLEVYDGELPPPYGAARSRGDDGFSDLTADLYLIYRLEDQFDYYRKKAQRLGRELTQLQWWVYILGGVGTLLAAVGFEVWVAVSSSFAAAFAGFLEFKRVEPNLVSCNTAASDLYDLRAWWRALPESARQQQANIEALVNGTEQIIQGENSSWVQEMRDALAELYGDQEQVQADQLQKMAEQGTLINVRDDREIVQQIVVGPMLNPQEEAGGSETNVSETPEPPAIAPDQAQDSIDIDISDDDDIDISSDMNVSEVDPGTISGPDHVVLSEFNDPDQVDLSEFNVDLSDFFDPADDLPSTTSENQDTQETPDDID